The genomic interval GTCCAGGGTCTCCATCCTGCTCAGCCACCTCCTGCCCTCTTCCTCCAACACTGGGCACGCCCCAGGCCCCCCGCTCCTCACCACCCCTCAAAATACCCCGTCCGCCTTCCGACACTCCTCCCAAACCCACGGCATAGGCCTTGGCCCTCAAGGCATCCCGGACGTGGTGGTGTCACCTCCCGAGGATGACAACCCACAGAACTCTGCAGAAGAAGATGCATCATCACCGGAAATCAGCCGGCGAGCATCCTCGGCATCCCAGGGCCTCGAGATGATGCCCTTAGAAGGCAAATATCTGTGTAGCCTGCCAGTGTGAGTCACGGCTTGAGCAGAGAACACTAGCACTAGCATGGAAGccctgctgcctgttgaagggACGGTGCACTCGAGTCTCAGATCTGTCATTTTTTCTCTTACTTGCTGTGCTATCTAACAGAATACATTGTTTTGGCGTAATCTGTCCAACTATGAGACAGCAAAGACGGATTTCTCTTCAACTCGCCCCTTCATACCAAAAATAATCTATAAATATGATTAGCACTACAGGTAAGAtaaaaaagatgtatttttgACTTTAGGTTGAACTGTCCCTTTTACTTCCAAAGCTGCGGTCATCTCATCAATAACCCACAGCAAGGCTCACTCGCTAAGACGCTTTTTCCACAGTTGTTGACACTTCTCTCTGCCTCATGATTCTGGCTCCACTCGCTACTCTTTTTGCATCTATTCCACTGACTCAATCGTTTCTACTAATATCTGTTCTTTCTGCCATTTAAACTTCTCCTTGTTTCTAAACACATTTTCAAGGCATTCCTCAGCGTCTGACTTGCTTGGCTCTCTCCCCAGTCACACATCCGACATTGTCGTTGCATGGCTGCCTTTCAAACGATCTTGGTCGGTGTTTCTCCCGAACTGCATCTTTCTTTCTCGGCCAAAGCGTTTCATGAAAGTTAGAAGGGATGTCccgatttttttcctttttgtaaaatTGACTATCTTTTAATTTTTTGCTTGTTATTTAATCTTCTGCTGataattatcatcatcatgCAAAATATGGGTGCATTATACAGTTGCCCAATACAAACTAAACCCCAAGTGGCCGGTATTGAAATCCGTAAATCCAATCCAGGTTTAAAAGCTTGATATAGTCTCCAGGAAAATGTTATCTGCATCGGTGCTTTCAGAATAGTTTCCCAcagaatttaaaagaaaagcaactgCGATTTGGCGACCAAATCGCGACCCCTCTGGACAAAAAGTGTGTCGATGAAAAGAGGATTGCACTGCTGTCTTGATCTGGATAGCAGTGCATTTGTTTTGCAACTAAGTTGGTAAGACTCAATGAATTTAGTGGAAACCTGATGATATAGTAGTCTAGGAAATAAAGAGCAAATGCATACATTTTTCTAACTCCACAATTCTCTATTGATTCAACAACCGGGTTTCACAATGACTTTGGGCCGGGCTCTGTCGCTGTCCCTGTTTTTTAGCTTTACTTTTGTTCCGTTCTTCGGTTATCATCTCTTGGGTGGTCCTGACAAAGTGTGAGCCATAACcacaataaataatgtaaaaaatagTTATGTTCCGGTCTGTGGGCCGTAAATTGTTGTTTCTCTTTCCCAGGGACTCTGAAACGGTGACAATCCTCCCATCTCGTTTGCTGACTTAGATCATATGAAGGCGTCCACATGGGATTTTAAAGGTTTCATGACCAGCCAAAAATAATTTTGTCAGCTTGAAAACTGTCCTGAAGTGCTTTGTATGATTTCAGAAGGAGTGGTGTGGATTAGAATTTGTTGATGGGCCAGacaatatattgatatataaGCCTTGATATTCTTGGATTTTTGGATATCATTCATGCCTCACATTTAGTCCTTTTCCTATTTTGAAACTAATTACATTAAGCAGATGTCATTTTCAAATACACAGGCTGAGTATACTCTGCCATATAGATTTTGTGACAAACCGCTATGGACTGGATTTGCAAAGCAACTCTTTTCACACATGAGCACTTTGGTGGagcaaaatattattatttttttacccaAAGCTGCTCCGCTTATACTTGTTTAGTGGTGTAGTGGTGATATATTAGTTAAATCTGCTGTTACTTTTTTGACCGGCTTTTCACTCGTGTTGCATTTTGAGGAATTTGCATCTGGAACCTTTTTGATTTGATATCCAGAATACAATTTCTAATAATGAAGGATTTGTGGTTTGGAGTTTTAATTTGTGATATGGATGAATGTTGAATGACAActcaaagtggtctcaggcacACATCCTCGGGACATCCCTATACGGGTTTTAACCTCCAGGTGACGGCCCCATTTTGAGCACACACAGATATAGATGTCGCGCAACTCGTGCTTTTCCCATTGCATCAGTTTGTCCCTCCTTACCGATTCCTAAGTGTAAGTTGTACTTTTACCCGAGTAAGAGTAGTGAGGGTAACGGGTCCCAGCAGCATGGCTAAATATAACCCTGAGACCAGGGTGGGTGTAGTGGTACTGCATGTACTATCGTATTGGCACCTGCAGTGACTTTTTGTTCTTCCAAAACTAAACCTGGTCAGTTTATTAATAGGCTGCGTTTTCGTTTgtagtgtgtgcgtctgtctccctctgggAAGGGCTCTATTTCAAAGTGTGGGTCATAAGAACCAGCGATGACTTGGTGGGAGCTGTATGTGAAAGGTTGGGGTGGTCTTATTATAGCTGAGGAGCTTCTGTAATTCTACCCTCGTCGTCCTCGTTACCAAATACACAGTGTTGAACCAATGACTAATAACCTACTTTCTTGTTAAATTCTTTGTCCTCTCAGTCTAATAACGGTAGGTTGTATAATCAGCACTCTTGTAAAATGTTGACTTAACAGCAGCTATGTGACTGCATTGAACGGATAAATAGTGTTAGACCGTAAAGTATCATTAATGTTCCCTTTTAGAGTAATTTGTCTAAAATTAGTAACTGGTCAATAAcaagtaaataaatcatttgtagTAGTCAACGGTGTGCTTGACCGTTTCTTTTTAAGACTGTAATGGTATTTCCTTGACCGCTGGCTATTTATACATATAAAGGCCATGGATCCATTGAGCATAAGGTCATGGAATACCTGAACACCTACTATGCAAAGAGTGTTCAATCGCTCCCTGTTGTTCTACACGGTTTCTAGCCTTTCAGTTCAtaagcattttattttcagttttctataacatttatttttataaaagatAAACATAAATGGCACCGTCTAAACTCTGCATATATATGCCTTTATACAATCCTTGTGTGTTAAATGCTTGCTTACATACATGTGTACAACTACCAGCTCCAAAAAGGCTCTGAAATGCTGTATAATTAAAGTTATTTAATGTACTTTTTCGCATACTAATGGGAGAGCGCTATGACGCCACAGTTGGACTGGCCAGTTTGGCGGAGCATTCCAGGGATTAGTTTCCTGAATGAAGCATGTTAGCGATTGCAACCTAAGCTAATCCCTCCCTTATTCCATGAGGCTTTGTCTGGTATGTGAGCAATCATGCTCCTGTTGAGCAGTCACAGCCAGCCAGCATCCGCTGTGCTTATTACAGGTCAAGGGTATTGATCACTGCCCCAAGGACATGTGGTTTATATATGGCtcattttaaatttgtttgGGGTAATTGAAATGCAGCACACTGCTTAACCCTTTATGAATGTCTTCTGTTTGACATTGGCTTGATTAGTTCGTTGGTGGGGGACCCTGGTAAAAGTGTTGCTTCTGAATTTTGGACAATGGAATTCAAATGCTGTCCTTTGATTCAAATCCACGCCTCACTCATTTCATCTCCCTCTCATGTCACCTCAAGTGCTAGCGTTTCCTGTGTCTGGCATAAGCAATGTTGAAGTGTGCACCCAattttgcaaaaacaaaccGGCGCATCGCCACTTGTAGGTGTACAAGTCTGATGAGGTTGAACGTTCAGGCACATCAAACACACCTCACCTTTAGCTTGAAGCTGACACAAATTCAAGCATAGCATGACTGGTTTGAGCGTAAGAATTGTGAGCTCAACAGCAAATACCAACAGTGCTTTGTGTAATCTATCGTCTGCTGTGAAGAGATAGTGTTGTAGCTTTCTACTAAATCATGGTTGTAGTTAAAGATGTCCTTTCGCTGGCAGTCAAAAATGGGAAATCTTGAAAGACAAATCCAGATATTACTGATTTTAGCAATATGTGCGTTATGACTTTGCAGATTTGTTGCATTTACTTCATCATCATTGTTGATTCCAACACGTGTATCATTTAAGCCAGCTAGTATGTCACGATCTGGACTTGTGTTGGTCTTGTAAGTAAAGAAAGGAACTGGCACAAACACTAGGGGACCATTCAGACTAAATAATGAGGCCAATCTgagcagagagaaaatggaagaCGTGGCATTTAATAAATAGCCTTATGTAACGAAAACTGCAATGGCATTTCAaggcgacacacacactgcgATTCTCAACTTCTCGACCTGCTCCTGCTTTCCAAGTACTGACGCATTTTCCATCACCACTTGTCTCTCCTGCACTCCCTCTTCCCTTCCCCAGGACCACTGGTGTCTCCAAACTCTTTCCCAAACAACCTGGCTGGCAACAAGGCAGTGGAGAGGAGACCTTCCAAAGTAGGGGTCAGTAgagaaagcagcagtgtcgactTCAGCAAGGTAACCTTACCACGGTACTGGGCACAGAAACGGTCCTTCGTGGAAAGCCCTCATGAGTTCAACAGTGTCTTTCTTCACTTTCTCAACTTTCAAGGACATTTTTAATTGCCTAAAGTAAAGCCACCAGCACATACCCATTAGTGCTTCTCTTGCAGCCTCAGAAAGCGGTGTTGCCCGTAATGGACAAAGAAttgtaaaagtatttcattgtTAAGTGACTGTTTAGTTCTTAAAGAAAATCCTCCCTCGCGTGGCCTTAGTCATCCTATCGTTCTGTACTTTCTCCATTGAATTAATGGCTGGGCGCCagaagttcaagttcaagttcaattttatttatatagcacatttaaaaacaacctcagttgaccaaagtgcttaacaagctcgaaaagcagcgatacaataaaacacagacagagcacaatgtacaatacaaaataactgacagtagagaagaacaaagtcaaaatatcaaagctcaactagaattaaaagccaatgaataatagtgggttttaaggagggacttgaacgttgcaatggtccgagctgttcttacatggataggtaaactattccagaggtttggagcagccactgaaaaggctcggtcacctctggaTTTTAACCGGGATCCAGGCACATCGAGGAGCATCTGATTAGACGACCTCAAGAAGTAGTTGTCATTATACCACCGCCCATTATGACTGCCTGATAGAGGGTGCAGTGTTTATATGAGTAagcggatttaaaaaaagaggtaTGATTGCGCAATCATTTCTACACAGGGATGAacacgttgttgttgtgctcATTTCTCTATGTAGCATTGCACATTAGTTATTCACTAAAATAAGACCGCAACTGACCGTCTTGGCACAGGGCAATGTAGTCCTGTGTTGCTACTAACTTGGTTACCATAGTGACCACCAACTTGCATGCAGGTCCTTGTAAGAGTCCTTAGTCCTTTCTCTCTGTTGATCCTTAGTGTTTGTTTGCCTTTCCCCTGCTTTCAGGTGGACATGAATTtcatgaaaaagattcctccgGGTGCTGAAGCTTCCAACGTACTGGTGGGAGAAGTGGACTTCCTGGAGAAGCCCATAATTGCTTTTGTGCGACTGTCCCCTGCTGTCCTCATCACAGGCCTCACAGAGGTGCCAGTACCCACAAGGTACAATCATTTGGAATTGAATATATCATGATGACTGAGACTTTTTCTCCAAAACTTGAGTTCTTATTCTCTTGAAGAAATCAAAAGCAAACTGGTATTTGTAAAAGCCCTACTCACAAGTGACTAATAACACCTGGGGACTAACGGCCATTCTTAGTACACTGGATTTGCATTCAGAATCTTGTTTACTCTGTTTATGCTCTACAGCAACAAAAATAACCGGAGCACACATATAGTCATGTGAACCTCTCATGCTCATTACGCACCGGTGTTTGCCTTTTTACATCAATTTTagcaaaaatgttaaattaGGCCCCAGCATAGTACATGGAGACATTGGTGACACCTTACACCTCACTGCAGACACTTTTAAACTCATGAACCACGTCTGACACATTGCAGTCTTTCTTAACATGTTGCAATCGTCAAAGACTGCTCGCTAGCAAACATATGTTGTAAACAACAAAATATGCaaattactatttttttttatcatcaattATATTCTTTATGCATTAAAGTAAGAAGCAGAAGGCGTTGGTTACATTTTTGACAGGAACACTCCAGAGTACCTTTAGTGAATATATGTGGTTCGTTTTGAGATTCgcgttcatgtttttttgtgtttttgttttattttttacaaggTTTCTTTTCCTGCTTTTGGGTCCTCATGGCAAAGGGCCCCAGTACCATGAGATTGGCAGATCCATGGCCACACTAATGACTGACGAGGTGAGACAGATTTCTTTTTGGTCACTTGTGTCAGCTTGGCATGTTCCAaaactgtataaaaaaaaatgaggacGTTCAATTTGGATATTTGGGGATTTAAAGATGCTTGATAGGCTTTTATCTATACAGATTATTTTGACTTGCACATACGTTTGATAACGCTTAACACATTCACTATGCAGATTTTCCACGATGTGGCGTATAAAGCCAAAGACCGAATAGATCTGCTCTCGGGGATAGATGAGTTCCTGGATCAAGTTACTGTCCTGCCTCCTGGAGAATGGGACCCCACAATCCGGATTGAGCCCCCCAAGAATGTCCCATCTCAGGTTAATAAATCTGTCAAAGATTTTTCGATGTGTATTTACAAAGGTGTGTGCATTAAATGTTGTACAATGCATAACCTCCATAACCATAaagcaggcatgaaaatccctcacctttcggcgaaatccgccgttttgaaaccaaaataggtgacctacgtgaatcgtgtagattcggtgagtttttttgggggggttgtattcatattcagtgaactgcgaacaggtgcgcgtgtcagaaggagcgcgagattcagtgaattgcgaatAGGGTGAGTgatctaagttaagttacccaggagctttgttgacacgacgttggccagctagctaaagctccggtggaaAATGATCAGCTACCGCTACCCCCCcgtcaacgaatgactcgaagaaagattcgttcattttactgaatgaGATTCAacgaaccgagtcggtaaaatggtcGGTAATATCTTACCCCCCCTGTCAACAAATGACTcactgggacaaaaccagttgaaaacccctgccctagaggggtaatatccttctcacctttttcacccttgacccgttttcatgcctgataAAGAGGTCCTAATGCAGGGGTTGTTTATGAGCCGCATGCCGACACGGAGCACACTGACTGGAAATCATACGCTGTATTCGAATCTGGTGTCATAAACTGCAACCCAGAAGTTccttgtgtgtatttctgtacaTCACGCTTTACTTCACGCCACTAAAATTACAATGAGAGTGCCCCCTTGTGGATGTAAAGCATTATGACAGAAAAAGAACAGAATTGTTTGAAAGTTTTCAATTTGTTAAATGTCGTAATTTAACCTtcagatgaagaggaagatccCGTCCCAACTGAACGGAAGTGCGTCTCCAGCCGGGGAGCAGGTAAAGGATGAGGACCACGCTGGTCCTGAGCTGCAGAGGACCGGGAGGTGAGCTTAGCAAACTATTGACTTTAAATAAATTGTGGAGCTTACTCCCTCACTTTTAATTGAATATTTTTCTGCTTGATATATCCTGTAGATTATGagagaaaatactttttaacaAGAACTGCAGCTGAAAACTCATAAAGCCCCTTTTCACTCTGGACAAAAATATACAATAGCCATTCATTCCTGGGATAAATAACTTTGCAGTAGTAATGCTATTTATCAGTATTTATTCAGTCTCCGTCCAACCAGCGCTCAAACATTGTTCCAAAATTAGTCGGCAGAGCTTTTGAAGCGGCTGAATGAGTAACGAGTATATAAAAAAAGTAACCAGCATAACCAATTAATCGGCCTCCACAATACTTGCTATTATTTACTATCCTGGTTTTGTGGAAGGTTCCTGAATTGAAACTTATCGTCTACTGATAATTTTCTTTGTCCAGTGAGAAAAGGGACTCGGTGGGACCTCATTGTATCTTTATTGAGCTACAAGGAATGATTTGTGGTTTAATTAGTTAGAATTGCCTCACTTTAAAGACATCACTGACAAATCATCAAGTATTTCTACAGTTTGTGTCTCCTAATCCAGAGCCTACTAGTGCCTGATCTTTAAGTGTTCAGTAAAAGCTCTGGGAACTATTTGGGATTATTCCTCATCATCCATCATTAAAGTGGAACAGCATTTTAATGtgtatgaaatatttatttctggGTAACTCGTGCTGTGTCTATGGAGACAATAAAAacgtgaggaagagagagactgagggagagagggggagaatgtgtttatttaaacccTGAGACAGAAATTCATACCGCATACACACATCCTCCAGTTGCGAGGCACTGTATTATTTACAGATTCCCTCTGCTTTCAGCGCAACTATAAAAGGCTCCTCTATAAGGAAGCTAGTGGAGGACAAGGGAGTGTGAGGAGTGAATTTAAGGAAAAGCTATTAGAAACAACAGCAGGGGTTGTGGAGGCAGACAATTGTTTATTCAAACGTTTGCGTTAATTGTGTTAAggttaatattatattaatattattgtcCAATTTATCCATTAATTGATGATATTTAATCTCATTGTGCACTCTTTCTTGAAAATCCAAACAAACCTGGCCTCTTCCAGGATATGTGGAGGTCTGGTCCTGGACGTCAAGCGGAAGTTGCCGTTTTACTGGAGCGACATCAGAGACTCCCTCAGTCTGCAGTGTCTGGCCTCCGTCCTGTTCCTCTACTGCGCCTGCATGTCCCCTGTCATCACATTTGGAGGGCTGCTTGGCGAGGCGACAAAAGGCAACATAGTCAGTCTGAAAACATGACACTCCAAAGTAAATACTTGTGCTTCGCATGAGCCCAGTGGGTATCAAACCCGTAACCCCTGGTTTCTGCCATGTATGCTTACACTACTACAACATAGGACAGGGAGTATTTCATTTTGTGATGTTATTGCACTGACATTTTGTCAAGGAAAGTCGCCATAATCTTTCTCTCCGTGCTATCACTTTCTCATCTAGGTGTCTTTCTTGCACCGGACTAAATGGGATATGATGAATAGTCCGCCTCCCACGCACCGATCTGTTATCATGCAAGCTATATAGtgtcttgtctttttattgctccctttgtctgcccccccccctcctttttttaaaaccagatGTCCTTACAAGGACTGttaggtgtgtttgtttgtgtgtgtgtgtgtgtgtgtgtgtgtgtgtgtgtgtgtgtgtgtgtttgttttatgagTCTGAGCAAACTGTAATTAAGGTCTACACACGATATGTCTTTGGACCAGTTGGTGGAGAAAAACGCTCAAACATTTTTTGTCTAGCCTCTGAGACGCAGTCCTGAAAGTTTGTTTAATCTAATGTGTGTTGTGGGGGGCGGGCGTTTTCTTTCCCTATTTCTTCTCCTTTGTCCCCCTGTGCGTGGTTTTGCCTCccacttcctccctcactgCCTCCCTCTCCTGTGTTTCTACAGAGTGCCATAGAGTCTCTGTTTGGGGCCTCATTGACGGGAGTGGCGTACTCCCTCTTCGCGGGCCAGCCCCTCACTATTCTCGGAAGCACGGGCCCTGTTTTAGTGTTTGAGAAGATCCTCTTCAAGTTCTGCGTGTACGTTCATGCAAGTTTGCTTCATCATAGTGtcaaataattttaaaaaaatcaatagaCCCACATCAAAGACACATTGATAAGACAAAATCATCTCAAATAGTatgcagcatttattttttcaactaCATTCCATGATGGATTCCAAGCTCCAAATAACCTGTGTACAGTATCCATTGTACTCCATGTCACCTTTGTTTGGCCTTTCTTCACCAGGGACTACGAACTGTCCTACCTGTCGCTGCGGACCAGCATCGGTCTGTGGACGGCCTTCATGTGTCTGGTCCTGGTGGCCACAGACGCCAGCTCCCTGGTCTGCTACATCACCCGCTTCACAGAGGAGGCCTTTGCCGCACTCATCTGCATCATCTTCATCTACGAGGCTCTGGAGAAGCTCTTTCACCTGGGGGAACATTACCCTGTCAACACGCACAACAACTTGGAAAACCTTACTATGTATTCGTAAGTACTACAtttgtaaaacttttttttttgtttttccatctaGAGTGAGTGTAATAAACTAATAACAtaatcagtgtttgtgtgatttatgaATATGTATTTGTTGAGTAATGCTACAATTAAATTCCCTTTTTGTGATACACTCTTCAGGTCAGGGTGTGGTGTTAAATGCAAAAGGGTTACGTCAAGTTGTGTATTATGCACATGAGTATTTTTGAGTAACACTGCTCTTGTTGTTGAAAACTAATACCAGAGGCGTAGGCTGTTCCCAGTGCATGCCTTTCCCAGAAATGGAAAATTAGCCCCTTGCAAATTTAAAAACGAAAGATTTTCTGCatccagttttttttaattgactttaAAATGAACCTAACTTAAGAAAAGCCTTCGTACTTTGCTCAGCATTTCTCTGCTAATCCCCAGGTGTCAGTGCTCTCAACCGGTCAATGCCTCAGATGAGCTCATGCAGAAGTGGAATGGGACAGGATACAGCCCAGACTCAATCCCATGGAGCAGCCTCAATGTTTCGGTGGGACCAGCACACAATGATCATATGCTGGAATCTCACACACGTATATGATGTGTTATGAGCAAATATACATCAAAGGCATATATCCTGTCGCTTACATACAGTCTCACACTCGCGCACCAACTCCAATTCACATTGATTGAAGTTAGATCCACAACATTAATGCAAACGCTTCAAGAACTGTGACCTGTAGCCGACTACCAATAATACACTTGGTACTGGAACAGCTTATTATATTTTGCATCACACCTAATACTCCATTTTCTCTAGATGTGCAAGACACTCCATGGGGAGTTTGTGGGTCCTGCCTGTGGTCATCATGGGCCCTACATCCCAGATGTTCTCTTCTGGTCTGTTATCCTCTTCTTTACCACCTTCTGCCTGTCCGCCTTCCTTAAGCAGTTCAAGACGGAGAGATATTTTCACACCAGGGTGAGGCGTTTGTTCCATTTGTTACATGCTTTCTCTTCTTAGTGAGGCTTGTACTGCTCTCAAAGGTATAATATGTAAGATTTCCAAAATTAAATGCTGAAACCCGTATGTTATATATTCTTGTCTTCGATTAAACGTTTCAAATGCTCAATCCCCGCAAAAATCTGACATTCTGAGAAGAGAAAGAATTTTTCCTCTTGTAAAACTAAGTTTGTCCTAGAATTTGTGTTTATGTTGGGCTGAAAACCTTCGTAGAGTTGGAATGTAGTATTTGCAGCACCGTGTGACTTAAATTGCTAATGTGAATGCATCGTGAAATTAGCTGTAGATTACATGTTCTAGTTGTGAAGTAAAGTTCTTATTATCCTACATTCGTTTTGCGCGAACTCATTCAGTCCCTCTGGTCAAAAACGGAAATGCTTCCAGTGCACCAGAATCCCTTCAGATCTCCCCTCATTTTAGTATACACATCATATTCCTCAAACTTGTGGCAAATCAGCATTGTTTGGTGTAGATCGCCTCAAATATAAGGCCGTAAACGCTTCAGGTTTATGATTATGTAAGAATTAGCATTCCCTCTTATCGCCAGTCATATTATAAATGCAAAATTACACTGAATAATTACAAATGCATCATTCCTGTAATGATTTTGACAGTCCAAAAATGAATAACGTGCATTGCTCTGAGtgcaatacatttttatgtGACTAGTTGAATAAAACTATGAATTCCGATGAGATAGCAGGGTATTCTTGCTACACATCTAGCTTAAAGCTTCTCCCGCTATGTAACTGTTTAGCTTGTGTCAGTCATTAGCACGCTGGTGAAGCCTCATGTACAGAAAGAAAAGCGTTCCTTGCCTCCTCCCACACAGCATCAGCTACTCCGTTATCACTTGCTCTTCTGTGTAGGCAGATGCTGGTATTGTCTGAGTTGTTTGGCTTTTTACTGTCAACATCATTGTAATTGTTTCCTTGTTGGATCTCGACAGTGATCTAGTCTACGGCTGTGTTCCTTTTGTGTGCATCAGTAAAAAATAGTGAACTGTGTTGTGTTCTTTTAGGTGCGATCCACCATCAGCGACTTTGCTGTGTTTATAACCATCATGGTCATGGTGTTGGTGGACTATTTAATGGGGATCCCTTCTCCCAAACTGAATGTCCCTGACCGCTTTGAGGTAGGCATCTATTCGCATGTATGCAAAGGTCTTAAAGTCGTCCTGTTAGATGTCCTTTAACAATAATGCTTTGCCTAGTGTAGTAAATATAGATCTtccctgttttttccccccacaagcCAACTTCAAAGCACAGAGGCT from Gasterosteus aculeatus chromosome 10, fGasAcu3.hap1.1, whole genome shotgun sequence carries:
- the LOC120825922 gene encoding sodium bicarbonate cotransporter 3 isoform X9, whose amino-acid sequence is MDEPSEQMRPLLRTGLDEEALVDHGKSSFSTQSNYGGEDLESHRAVYVGVHVPLGRDSKRRHRHRGHRHHRKKRGRDFEEGKEDGRESPTNDTPSQRVQFILGTEDDDLEHVPHDLFTELDELSFRHGGATEWKETARWLKFEEDVEDGGERWSKPYVATLSLHSLFELRSCILNGTVMLDMRANSIDEIADMLIDSMVASGQLKEDLRENVREAMLKKHHHQNERKLSNRIPLVRSFADIGKKHSDPLLLERNGEGLSSSHLSLHKTGTASSVSNLSQRRESRVSILLSHLLPSSSNTGHAPGPPLLTTPQNTPSAFRHSSQTHGIGLGPQGIPDVVVSPPEDDNPQNSAEEDASSPEISRRASSASQGLEMMPLEGPLVSPNSFPNNLAGNKAVERRPSKVGVSRESSSVDFSKVDMNFMKKIPPGAEASNVLVGEVDFLEKPIIAFVRLSPAVLITGLTEVPVPTRFLFLLLGPHGKGPQYHEIGRSMATLMTDEIFHDVAYKAKDRIDLLSGIDEFLDQVTVLPPGEWDPTIRIEPPKNVPSQMKRKIPSQLNGSASPAGEQVKDEDHAGPELQRTGRICGGLVLDVKRKLPFYWSDIRDSLSLQCLASVLFLYCACMSPVITFGGLLGEATKGNISAIESLFGASLTGVAYSLFAGQPLTILGSTGPVLVFEKILFKFCVDYELSYLSLRTSIGLWTAFMCLVLVATDASSLVCYITRFTEEAFAALICIIFIYEALEKLFHLGEHYPVNTHNNLENLTMYSCQCSQPVNASDELMQKWNGTGYSPDSIPWSSLNVSMCKTLHGEFVGPACGHHGPYIPDVLFWSVILFFTTFCLSAFLKQFKTERYFHTRVRSTISDFAVFITIMVMVLVDYLMGIPSPKLNVPDRFEPTSKHRGWLMDPLGNNPWWTLLVAALPALLCTILIFMDQQITAVIINRKEHKLKKGCGYHLDLLIVAIMLGVCSIMGLPWFVAATVLSISHVNSLKVESGCSAPGEQPKFLGIREQRVTGFMIFVLMGCSVFMTSVLKFIPMPVLYGVFLYMGVSSLKGIQFFDRIKLFGMPSKHQPDLIYLRYVPLWKVHVFTLVQLTCLVLLWVIKASSAAVVFPMMVLALVFIRKLLDFFFTKRELSWLDDLMPESKKKKEDDKKKKAQENLGSSAVFTPEEESRLYKEDARELKVSFEGANLLNIPVKALSGRSYRIGLVTHSLPMEDEPGEDCLR
- the LOC120825922 gene encoding sodium bicarbonate cotransporter 3 isoform X8: MDEPSEQMRPLLRTGLDEEALVDHGKSSFSTQSNYGGEDLESHRAVYVGVHVPLGRDSKRRHRHRGHRHHRKKRGRDFEEGKEDGRESPTNDTPSQRVQFILGTEDDDLEHVPHDLFTELDELSFRHGGATEWKETARWLKFEEDVEDGGERWSKPYVATLSLHSLFELRSCILNGTVMLDMRANSIDEIADMLIDSMVASGQLKEDLRENVREAMLKKHHHQNERKLSNRIPLVRSFADIGKKHSDPLLLERNGEGLSSSHLSLHKTGTASSVSNLSQRRESRVSILLSHLLPSSSNTGHAPGPPLLTTPQNTPSAFRHSSQTHGIGLGPQGIPDVVVSPPEDDNPQNSAEEDASSPEISRRASSASQGLEMMPLEGPLVSPNSFPNNLAGNKAVERRPSKVGVSRESSSVDFSKVDMNFMKKIPPGAEASNVLVGEVDFLEKPIIAFVRLSPAVLITGLTEVPVPTRFLFLLLGPHGKGPQYHEIGRSMATLMTDEIFHDVAYKAKDRIDLLSGIDEFLDQVTVLPPGEWDPTIRIEPPKNVPSQMKRKIPSQLNGSASPAGEQVKDEDHAGPELQRTGRICGGLVLDVKRKLPFYWSDIRDSLSLQCLASVLFLYCACMSPVITFGGLLGEATKGNISAIESLFGASLTGVAYSLFAGQPLTILGSTGPVLVFEKILFKFCVDYELSYLSLRTSIGLWTAFMCLVLVATDASSLVCYITRFTEEAFAALICIIFIYEALEKLFHLGEHYPVNTHNNLENLTMYSCQCSQPVNASDELMQKWNGTGYSPDSIPWSSLNVSMCKTLHGEFVGPACGHHGPYIPDVLFWSVILFFTTFCLSAFLKQFKTERYFHTRVRSTISDFAVFITIMVMVLVDYLMGIPSPKLNVPDRFEPTSKHRGWLMDPLGNNPWWTLLVAALPALLCTILIFMDQQITAVIINRKEHKLKKGCGYHLDLLIVAIMLGVCSIMGLPWFVAATVLSISHVNSLKVESGCSAPGEQPKFLGIREQRVTGFMIFVLMGCSVFMTSVLKFIPMPVLYGVFLYMGVSSLKGIQFFDRIKLFGMPSKHQPDLIYLRYVPLWKVHVFTLVQLTCLVLLWVIKASSAAVVFPMMVLALVFIRKLLDFFFTKRELSWLDDLMPESKKKKEDDKKKKAQENLGSSAVFTPEEESRLYKEDARELKVSFEGANLLNIPVKALSGSQEKIACVRVDVSPETPGRSSPTETFL